Proteins found in one Oryza glaberrima chromosome 4, OglaRS2, whole genome shotgun sequence genomic segment:
- the LOC127771334 gene encoding uncharacterized protein At3g27210-like encodes MRFRFRNKAAGDGSRPASSPNAGKFAAPVAGGGGGAADVADESPDQDSTRNGSKDESFFEARPWLDSDSEDDFHSVRGDFTPSRGTTPDHQRQSPFAGRISVDRSEPSLIEKKQRLLELLQEKQHYDDDSVADVGSEIENGAVHAEEYLKSSRKGAKANKASKSRGGCFPSSFWKIKFRSCRKKRKEQND; translated from the exons ATGAGGTTCAGGTTCCGCAACAAGGCGGCGGGAGACGGCAGCCGGCCGGCCTCTTCTCCTAACGCCGGCAAGTTCGCGGCGCCtgttgccggcggcggaggcggggcggcggaCGTCGCCGACGAGAGCCCGGATCAGGACAGCACAAGGAATG GAAGCAAAGATGAATCGTTCTTCGAGGCAAGACCCTGGTTAGACTCCGACAGTGAAGATGATTTCCACAGTGTGAGAGGAG ATTTCACTCCATCAAGAGGCACCACCCCAGATCATCAGAGACAGTCACCATTCGCGGGGCGAATATCGGTGGACAGATCGGAGCCTTCTCTGATCGAGAAGAAGCAGAGGCTCCTCGAACTTCTCCAGGAGAAGCAGCATTACGACGATGACAGCGTCGCTGATGTCGGTAGCGAGATCGAGAACGGCGCTGTCCATGCTGAAGAGTATCTGAAATCATCGAGGAAAGGCGCGAAGGCGAACAAGGCATCCAAGTCCAGGGGAGGCTGCTTCCCAAGCTCCTTTTGGAAGATCAAATTCAGGAGCTgcaggaagaagagaaaagagcagaATGATTAG
- the LOC127770994 gene encoding F-box/kelch-repeat protein At1g67480-like, whose product MAMLTLVGAREPFVKAQTNLPATMQLKFPTRTQGDSYGALIPGLPEDLAKVCLALVPRSYFPVMGAVSKSWMSFIGSKEFIAVRKEVGRLEERIYALITGDGGKGPYWEVLGSLEQQNRMLPPMPGLTKAGFSVVVLDGKLLVMAGYVVDYGKECVSDEVYQYDARLNRWAALAKMNVARRDFACAEVNGAVYVAGGFGSDGDGLSSVEVYDPQRNKWTIIESLRRPRWGSFACSFNGKLYIMDGRSSFTIGNSRFIDVYDPILHSWTEIKKGCVMVTSHAVIDKRLFCIEWKNQRSLAIFNPSDSSWQKILVPLTGSSTTLFSLGVLDGKLLLFSQEEEPGYQTLMYDPTAPAGYEWHTSTLKPSGLCLCSVTIES is encoded by the exons ATGGCAATGCTAACACTTGTTGGAGCAAGAGAGCCATTTGTTAAAGCACAGACCAACCTCCCTGCTACAATGCAGCTGAAGTTTCCTACTAGAACCCAAGGTGATTCATACGGAGCACTGATACCTGGTTTGCCAGAAGACTTAGCGAAAGTATGCCTTGCCCTTGTCCCTCGGAGCTACTTCCCTGTCATGGGTGCAGTGTCCAAGAGTTGGATGTCATTCATTGGGAGCAAGGAGTTCATTGCTGTTAGGAAGGAGGTCGGGAGGCTTGAAGAGCGGATTTATGCCCTGATCACTGGAGATGGAGGAAAGGGACCCTATTGGGAGGTGCTGGGGAGCCTGGAGCAGCAGAATAGGATGCTTCCTCCTATGCCTGGACTGACTAAAGCTGGATTTAGTGTGGTTGTTCTTGATGGAAAGCTGCTTGTCATGGCTGGCTATGTTGTTGATTATGGAAAAGAATGTGTTTCTGATGAAGTTTATCAGTATGATGCTCGTCTGAACAG GTGGGCTGCACTGGCCAAGATGAACGTGGCCCGTCGTGACTTCGCATGTGCAGAGGTCAATGGTGCAGTATATGTTGCTGGTGGATTTGGTTCTGATGGCGATGGCTTGTCAAGTGTTGAAGTATATGATCCACAAAGAAACAAATGGACAATAATAGAGAGCCTTCGCAGACCAAGGTGGGGCTCCTTCGCCTGCAGCTTCAATGGCAAGCTCTACATCATGGATGGCCGGTCAAGCTTCACCATTGGCAATTCCCGTTTCATCGACGTGTATGATCCCATTCTCCATTCCTGGACCGAGATCAAGAAGGGTTGTGTCATGGTCACCTCTCATGCCGTCATCGACAAAAGGCTGTTCTGCATCGAGTGGAAGAACCAGCGGTCACTCGCGATCTTCAACCCTTCAGACAGTTCATGGCAGAAGATCCTGGTGCCGCTTACCGGTAGCTCAACCACTCTGTTCAGCCTCGGGGTGCTTGATGGGAAGCTGCTGCTGTTTTCCCAAGAGGAAGAGCCTGGGTATCAGACTCTGATGTATGATCCGACTGCGCCTGCGGGATATGAATGGCACACGTCGACGCTCAAGCCGTCAGGGCTGTGCTTATGCAGTGTGACAATTGAAAGTTGA